Proteins co-encoded in one Cuculus canorus isolate bCucCan1 chromosome 22, bCucCan1.pri, whole genome shotgun sequence genomic window:
- the LOC128854284 gene encoding uncharacterized protein LOC128854284, with amino-acid sequence MGSWSLLEESLGIFKCASADTVGTSITAHRQNTAAAGRGENGQPGRGGPFSKCSRDQIPLLAFLWIVGSEPQDFPISELSVLKPGCEVKRVKGNEMVSYNGGGNCMSVNGRGFPTRQRQLFVCRESQSRISSSALTSETPRGGNIHCCWHLDRFPSKQRGASILLPVEAASVNTALGRRSLGSRFLFQKRKATGKFISQGVKETPRG; translated from the exons ATGGGCTCTTGGAGCCTCTTGGAAGAGAGTCTTGGCATATTCAAGTGTGCTTCAGCAGACACAGTGGGTACGAGCATCACTGCCCACCGGCAgaacacagctgctgctgggcgAGGGGAGAACGGGCAGCCAGGGAGAGGGGGACCGTTCTCCAAGTGTTCAAGAGACCAGATTCCTCTTCTTGCCTTTCTATGGATTGTGGGATCCGAGCCACAGGACTTCCCCATCTCGGAGCTCTCTGTTTTGAAGCCAGGGTGTGAAGTTAAACGTGTTAAAGGTAATGAGATGGTCAGCTACAACGGCGGTGGGAACTGCATGAGTGTGAATG GCAGAGGCTTTCCAACCAGGCAGCGTCAGCTGTTTGTGTGCAGGGAGAGCCAGTCTCGAATTTCTTCCAGCGCTTTAACCTCTGAGACACCTCGTGGTGGAAACATTCACTGCTGCTGGCATCTCGACAGGTTCCCTTCTAAACAACGTGGGGCTTCCATCCTGCTGCCTGTGGAAGCAGCCAGTGTCAACACGGCTTTGGGGAGAAGATCCCTCGGGAGCaggtttttgtttcaaaaacGTAAAGCCACGGGGAAGTTCATTTCGCAAGGAGTGAAGGAAACACCCCGGGGCTGA
- the SFPQ gene encoding splicing factor, proline- and glutamine-rich, translated as MSRDRFRSRGGGGGGFHRRGGGGGRGGPNHDFRSPPPGMGMGQNRSPMAGGAQGPSGPPGGGPKPEPPKPPASTSAPPSSSSSSSATTAGPAGSQAGAAPPSALPSGQQQPQPAGSAASSAPSGPGGQAQPKPSPSPTPAGGAKKGQGQSPGGGPKGPGGPGQGPHKGGPGHRGGPGGEPRGRGQQQHHQGQQSLSSQQGSGGGGGEKLSDEGFKANLSLLRRPGEKTYTQRCRLFVGNLPADITDEDFKRLFAKYGEPGEVFINKGKGFGFIKLESRALAEIAKAELDDTPMRGRQLRVRFATHAAALSVRNLSPYVSNELLEEAFSQFGPVERAVVIVDDRGRSTGKGIVEFASKPAARKAFERCTEGVFLLTTTPRPVIVEPLEQLDDEDGLPEKLAQKNPMYQKERETPPRFAQPGSFEFEYSQRWKSLDEMEKQQREQVAKNMKDAKDKLESEMEDAYHEHQANLLRQDLMRRQEELRRMEELHNQEMQKRKEIQLRQEEERRRREEEMMIRQREMEEQMRRQREENYSRMGYMDPRERDMRMGGATTMNMGDPYASAAQKFPPLGGGGGIGYEANPGVGQAAMSGSMMGSDMVKMKAE; from the exons ATGTCGCGGGATCGGTTCCGTAGCCGTGGCGGCGGCGGAGGCGGCTTCCACCGtcgaggcggcggcggcgggcgcggcGGCCCCAACCACGATTTCCGCTCGCCTCCTCCCGGTATGGGTATGGGGCAGAACCGCAGCCCCATGGCGGGCGGCGCGCAGGGCCCGAGCGGCCCACCGGGCGGCGGCCCCAAGCCGGAGCCTCCTAAGCCGCCGGCCTCCACCTCCGCTCCGCcttcctcgtcctcctcctcctccgccacTACCGCGGGGCCCGCGGGCAGCCAGGCCGGAGCCGCCCCGCCCTCGGCGCTGCCCTcggggcagcagcagccgcagcccGCGGGGTCGGCGGCCTCCTCGGCTCCCTCCGGTCCGGGCGGGCAAGCGCAGCCCAAGCCGAGCCCCAGCCCCACGCCCGCGGGCGGCGCTAAGAAAGGACAAGGCCAGTCGCCGGGCGGCGGCCCCAAAGGGCCCGGAGGGCCCGGACAAGGCCCGCACAAGGGCGGCCCGGGGCACCGCGGAGGGCCGGGCGGGGAGCCGCGGGGCCgcgggcagcagcagcaccaccagggGCAGCAGAGCCTGTCGTCGCAGCAAGGTTCGGGCGGTGGCGGCGGTGAGAAGTTGTCGGATGAG GGATTTAAAGCAAACCTCTCTCTCCTGAGGCGACCCGGGGAGAAGACCTACACTCAGCGTTGCCGCTTGTTTGTTGGGAATTTGCCTGCTGATATAACAGACGAAGACTTTAAAAGACTGTTTGCCAAATATGGGGAGCCGGGAGAGGTTTTTATCAACAAGGGGAAAGGCTTTGGATTCATTAAATTG GAATCTAGAGCTCTTGCAGAAATAGCAAAAGCTGAACTGGATGATACCCCCATGAGGGGTCGTCAGCTTCGTGTTCGGTTTGCCACACATGCTGCTGCGCTCTCAGTGCGGAACCTTTCCCCTTATGTCTCCAACGAGTTACTCGAGGAAGCTTTTTCCCAATTTGGTCCAGTGGAAAGAGCTGTCGTGATTGTAGATGATCGAGGTAGATCAACAGGAAAAGGCATTGTTGAATTTGCATCAAAGCCAGCCGCAAGGAAAGCATTTGAACGGTGTACTGAAGGAGTGTTTTTGTTGACAAC CACTCCTAGGCCAGTTATTGTGGAACCATTGGAACAACTGGATGATGAAGATGGTCTTCCAGAAAAGCTTGCTCAGAAGAATCCGATGTATCAAAA GGAGAGAGAGACTCCTCCCCGTTTTGCTCAGCCTGGCAGTTTTGAATTTGAATATTCCCAGAGGTGGAAATCTTTagatgaaatggaaaaacagcagagagagCAAGTGGcaaaaaacatgaaagatgCCAAGGATAAACTTGAAAGCGAGATGGAAGATGCTTATCACGAGCATCAGGCAAACCTCTTGCGTCAAG ACCTTATGAGGCGTCAGGAAGAGCTGAGGCGTATGGAAGAACTCCATAATCAAGAAATGCAGAAGCGCAAGGAAATTCAGCTGAG gcaggaggaggagcgTCGCAGGCGGGAAGAGGAAATGATGATACGTCAGCGGGAGATGGAGGAACAAATGAGAAGACAGAGGGAAGAGAATTATAGTAGAATGGGATACATGGATCCA agggagagagacatGAGAATGGGTGGTGCCACCACGATGAACATGGGAg ATCCTTATGCTTCTGCAGCCCAGAAATTTCCACCTCTCGGAGGTGGTGGCGGCATAGGTTATGAAGCTAATCCAGGAGTTGGCCAAGCAGCCATGAGTGGTTCTATGATGGGAAGTGACATG GTGAAGATGAAAGCTGAGTGA
- the TMEM35B gene encoding transmembrane protein 35B, with protein MAAPFTALRVLLGLFFVLAGAGKLSELLSAELHRHMKSEFVRFAEVFPLKQFGFAPEPGRYLEVVGWVEALAGLLLAFGPQLLQEISNFILSVIMIGAIYTLLVLQEPLAMCAPATLCLGLLLLLNIRGYAAPDKPKFE; from the exons ATGGCGGCGCCGTTCACCGCTCTGCGCGTCCTGCTCGGGCTGTTCTTCGTGCTGGCGGGTGCGGGGAAGCTCTCGGAGCTGCTCTCGGCCGAGCTGCACCGGCACATG aaATCAGAATTCGTGCGTTTTGCCGAGGTGTTTCCCCTGAAGCAGTTTGGGTTCGCGCCGGAGCCCGGGCGGTACCTGGAGGTGGTGGGCTGGGTGGAGGCGCTGgcggggctgctgctggccttTGGTCCCCAACTCCTGCAGGAGATCAGCAACTTCATCCTCAGCGTCATCATGATCG GTGCCATCTACACGCTGCTGGTGCTTCAGGAGCCCTTGGCCATGTGTGCCCCTGCCACCCTCTGCCTTggcctcctcctgctgctcaaCATCCGTGGCTACGCGGCTCCGGACAAGCCCAAATTCGAGTGA
- the LOC128854330 gene encoding platelet-activating factor receptor-like: MSPEYPPPKLYSLCPPSLSRYWVLRVPNPTLLENTRWETGMNGSAPGGHPGECVPSDPVQFVLVPAVYCLVLCVGLPGNLVALLVFLQSGKVRKAIRIYLINLTLADILFNLTLPLWIPYYLAGGDWLLSEAACRLAGAAYYLATYSAITFMVLISFNRYCAVRVARRELPLTGRRGAALACAMAWLLGLGCAVPTLATQQTFPARAGATACFEQHGRQQAYAYATVAFFAVAFLVVLGTYASIARVLSAPAAASPGSHRQQARAMVLGMLLVFVVCVAPYHLTLAPWVGSQPPVPLCGPPTALDVLHALSVALLSLNSCLDPVVYCFSIQRFRADLGRTLRKIGRCLPLSPTAPAGPTPGVRASSFASS, translated from the exons ATGAGCCCTGAATACCCCCCCCCCAAGCTCTACAGCTTGTGCCCTCCATCCCTCAGCCGGTACTGGGTGCTGCGTGTGCCGAATCCGACCCTGCTGGAAAACACCCGCTGG GAAACCGGGATGAACGGCTCAGCGCCGGGGGGTCACCCTGGCGAGTGCGTGCCCAGTGACCCGGTGCAGTTCGTGCTGGTGCCCGCCGTCTACTGCTTGGTGCTGTGCGTGGGGCTGCCCGGCAACCTGGTGGCTTTGCTGGTCTTCCTGCAGAGCGGGAAGGTGAGGAAGGCCATCCGCATCTACCTCATCAACCTCACGTTGGCCGACATCCTCTTCAACCTCACCCTGCCCCTCTGGATCCCCTACTACCTGGCTGGGGGGGACTGGCTGCTCTCGGAGGCCGCGTGCCGCCTGGCTGGAGCTGCCTACTACCTGGCAACCTACAGCGCCATCACCTTCATGGTGCTCATCAGCTTCAACCGGTACTGCGCGGTGCGGGTGGCGCGGCGGGAGCTGCCGCTGACGGGGCGCCGAGGAGCCGCGCTGGCTTGCGCCATGGCttggctgctggggctgggctgtGCCGTGCCCACCTTGGCCACCCAACAGACCTTCCCTGCCCGCGCCGGGGCCACCGCCTGCTTCGAGCAGCACGGCCGGCAGCAAGCATACGCCTACGCCACGGTGGCCTTCTTCGCCGTTGCCTTCTTGGTGGTGTTGGGCACCTACGCCTCCATCGCCCGGGTGCTCTCGGCGCCCGCCGCCGCCTCGCCGGGCTCCCACCGGCAGCAGGCACGTGCCAtggtgctggggatgctgttGGTCTTCGTGGTCTGCGTGGCCCCGTACCACCTCACGCTGGCGCCGTGGGTGGGCAGCCAGCCCCCCGTGCCCCTCTGCGGGCCGCCCACCGCTCTGGACGTGCTGCACGCGCTGAGCGTCGCCCTGCTCAGCCTCAACAGCTGCCTCGACCCCGTCGTCTACTGCTTCTCCATCCAGCGCTTCCGCGCCGATTTGGGACGGACCCTGCGCAAGATCGGCCGGTGCCTCCCGCTCTCCCCGACGGCCCCCGCTGGGCCCACGCCCGGCGTCCGTGCGTCCTCCTTTGCTTCTTCGTAG